One part of the Vicia villosa cultivar HV-30 ecotype Madison, WI linkage group LG6, Vvil1.0, whole genome shotgun sequence genome encodes these proteins:
- the LOC131611177 gene encoding zinc-finger homeodomain protein 9-like has product MDITPTPTPTSSTTPTPLPTILTTSTTTLTKSPEHETETPTKITTPTTTTTKLSSFSNGVLKRLHNHHHHNHLNNHHLNHHHHLNNNNNLVTITYKECLKNHAANLGGHALDGCGEFMTSPTATSADPTSLKCAACGCHRNFHRREPEEPPLSTTTHVIEYQPHHRHQPLPPPPFSTRSPNSSSPPPISSTYYPSAPHMLLALSTALPENVSAPNSAMISPGSHTRKRFRTKFTQDQKEKMLKFAEKVGWKMQKKDEDYVHEFCNEICVDRSVLKVWMHNNKNTFAKRDNNNLNDNNLNNLNNLNNINNENINVGVKSFMPLENEEQNINNNNKGETKLEIHTHNHNHNLHYQNDVGVTVMHANGSSSS; this is encoded by the coding sequence ATGGACATAACTCCAACCCCAAcaccaacatcatcaacaacaccaACACCACTACCAACCATTTTAACAACATCCACAACAACCTTAACAAAATCACCAGAACATGAAACTGAAACACCCACCAAAATCACCACTCCCACTACCACAACAACAAAACTATCTTCTTTCTCCAACGGTGTCCTCAAACGCCTCCacaaccaccaccaccacaacCACCTTAACAACCACCAtctcaaccaccaccaccacctcaacaacaacaacaaccttgtAACAATCACTTACAAAGAATGTCTCAAGAACCACGCAGCAAACCTAGGTGGTCACGCCCTCGACGGCTGCGGCGAATTCATGACATCCCCCACCGCAACATCCGCCGACCCAACATCCTTAAAATGCGCTGCCTGTGGCTGTCACCGTAACTTCCACCGCCGTGAACCCGAAGAGCCACCACTCTCCACCACAACCCATGTCATCGAATATCAACCTCACCACCGTCATCAACCTCTCCCACCTCCGCCGTTCTCCACCCGCAGCCCAAACTCCTCCTCCCCACCTCCGATCTCCTCCACCTACTACCCCTCCGCCCCTCACATGCTCCTCGCCCTCTCCACCGCCCTACCGGAAAACGTCTCCGCTCCTAACTCCGCCATGATCTCTCCCGGCTCCCACACCAGAAAACGCTTCCGGACAAAATTcactcaagatcagaaagaaaaGATGCTGAAATTCGCCGAGAAAGTTGGGTGGAAGATGCAGAAAAAAGATGAAGATTACGTCCATGAATTCTGCAACGAAATCTGCGTCGATCGAAGTGTTCTCAAAGTCTGGATGCATAACAACAAGAACACTTTCGCCAAACGCGACAACAACAACCTCAACGACAACAACCTTAACAACCTCAACAACCTTAACAATATCAACAACGAGAATATTAATGTTGGTGTCAAGAGTTTCATGCCACTTGAGAATGAAGAACAAaacatcaataacaacaacaaaggtGAAACCAAACTTGAGATCCATActcataatcataatcataatctTCACTACCAGAATGATGTTGGAGTAACTGTTATGCATGCTAatggttcatcttcttcttga